The Pirellulales bacterium DNA window GAGCTGCGCGCGGGCGTCATTCTGGCCGGTTGCGTGCCGGGGGCGATGGCGTCGAACGTGCTGACGCTGCTGGCCCGCGGCAATGTGAGCTACTCGATCAGTTTGACCACGGCATCGACGTTGGTCTCGCCGCTGACCGTGCCGGCGCTGTTGGCGTTGTGTCTTGGCGAGTCGGTGGCGATCGACGCCTGGGCCACGTTTATCAAGCTGAGCTGGACCGTCGTGGGGCCTGTGCTCGTGGGGCACCAGTTGGCCCGGCTCCGCCCCGCCTGGCAGCAGGCCTCGGGCCGCGCGGCCGAGATCGGCGCCAGCGTGACGATTCTCTGGGTGATCGCCATCGTCGTGGGGGCCAATCGCGATCGCTTGCACCACTTCGAACCGCGGCTCTGGACGGCCCTGTTAGGCACCAACCTGCTCGGCTATCTGGCCGGCTGGTACGCCGGCCGCGCCGTAGGCATGACGACCGCCACCTGTCGCGCGTTGACGCTCGAGATCGGCATGCAGAACGCGGGCCTGGGCACAATGCTCGCCATGACCGTGCTGCACAGCGAGACGGCCGCCGTCGGCTGCGCGCTGTACGCGTTCGGCTGCATGTTCACTGGCACGCTCCTGGCGCGGATCTGGCAACGGATCCCGTTGGCGCCGGCGCCCGCGGTCTGAGTCCTGCGCTCATTTGCCGTTCGGTTCGCACATCAGCCGGGCCATCACTTCGGCCAGTTTCACGGCCTCCGGCGGAAACGCCTGACGTTCGAGACTCCATAGGTTGAGCGTTCCCTGCTTGTCGCCAAGGCGAATGGGCACGTGCAGGCTCGATTGCAGCCCGTGCTTGCCCATGTGTCGGGCGATCCCCCGCGGCTGCTCGATCAGGTTGTCCAGCACGACGGACGTCTCACCGGCGGCAATTTCGACGAGCCGCTCGTTGGCAGCGGGCGCGGTGACGCTGTTCCAGTCCCAGTCGCTATCGAACGGGGGGCGCTCGATGACGGCCGCCAGCCGCAGCTTGGGCGGTTCGACGATCGTGACGCACACCCGATCGACCTGAGGCAGCAAGCCGGCGATCGACATCACCGATTGGACGAACGCCCCTTCCGAGGTGAGCGCTTTGCCGAACGACGCACGCTGCCGGTCGCTGAGCTGGACTGCCCCCGCGGCGATCAATTGGCGAAACTCGTCGACGCGCGACAGCCGGGCCGGGCGACCGTCGACCACGGCGTCGAGCGGCGCCATCTCGAAAAAGCCGATCATCATTTCGTCGAACGTCTGCTCGCCGAAAGTGACGGTCGCCTGCGGATCGGGATTGTTCAGATTCTCCGGCGAGTTGTCGAAGTGCGCCACGCATTCCAGCTTCGTCCCGGCCGGCATCCGCCGCGGCTCGTCGAGCTGGTAGATCGTCTGCCAGCCGAAGTCGTAGTGCGAGACCGACAACAGCCGCTCGCGCCGACCGTCGGGATACACGGCGTCGTAGAGGAAATCCTTGCCGCGCAGGTGCATGTGCGGAATCAGCGAGACCAGCAGCGCGTCGCGGCCGAAGGTGTAGCTCGCCTCGACGCGGTGTGCGGCCTCGCCCGGCGGGATGGCGAATTCGTAGTTGGCCGCGCTGGCCACGATCAACTCCTGCTTCACCTTTTGCGGATCGGCGAACTTCACGCCCAGGTAGCTGCGGTCGGTTTGTGCCGCACCGTTGGGTGTGTAGTGCATTTGAAACGCCAATTTCGCGCCGGCGGGGACCAAGCGCGCCCAACCCTCGGGCAAGGTCTCTTGGCGCAGCCCGGGGGCATAGCCGGTCAGCCAATCGCTCTTCGGGCGGCCGGGGAATTCGCGGACGAACTTTTGCGGCGGCAGGACGAAGACGAGGATGTGATGCACGACCGCGGGGTTGCCTGGCCGCGCTTCGATGGCCTGGATCCAGCGGTCTTCCTTCCAGCCGGGATCGACGACGAACTCCTGGTATTCGATCACGCCGTTGGCCGGCACCTCGAACGGTTGGTCGTCCATGTACAGCACCTCGTCGGGCTCCGGCATGTTCCAGCCGACGGGGAGCGCCGGCGCCGGAGGCAGATCGCTACGATCTCCCTCCGGCGCGCCGGCGGCGACCCAGCGCTCGACAAGTTCGTTTTCTGCGGCGCTCAAGCGGGCTGCGTTGGCAAAGTGGCCGATGCCCTCGTCTGCATGCCAGGGGGGCATCCGCCCGTTCGACACGACCTCGCCGATCATCTCGGCCCAACCGGCGACCTCTTCGTAGTCGGTCAGCGCAAAGGGCGCGATTTGACCTGGTCGATGGCACGACACGCAGCGCTCGTTCAACAGCCGCGCGATCTGGTTGCTATAGGTCACTTCTGCGTTCGGTTGGGGCTCGGCGATGCGCCCGATGCGGCAGCCTGGCGCGTCGGTTTGCGGTGTGGCCACGGCGCCGCCGGCCAGTACTTGCTCGATGGCCAGGGCCAGCTCGTGGACCGTCGGCTCGGGGCGATGGTAGCTGGCCCCTTGCGCGGTGAAGCCGAACTGGTCGTCGATCCGGCCCCGATAACGAATCGCCCGCGAGGCATCGAGCACGAACACCTCCGGCGTGCGCACGGCGCCCACGCGGTCGGCCAACTCGTTGCTCAAGTCCTTGAGCACGGGAAATGGCCACGCCGATTCGCGGGCAAAGGCCGCCAGTTCGGTGATCGAATCCTGCCGGTTCGAACTGACCGCGAAGAACTGCACGCCCTGCGACGCGTATTGTTCGGCCAGTTCGCGCAGCCGCGGCGCATAGAGTCGCACGAGCGGGCATTCGGTGCCGATGAAGGCCAACACGACGAGCTTTGCGTCGGAGTAATCGGCCAGCGCGTGCCAGGCGCCCTGCGTGTCTCGCAAACGGAATTCGGCCACCGTGCGGCCCAGCGTGGCCGTGTCGATCGTCGCGCGGACCGGCCCTTCCGGCTCCGCTGCCTGCAGCCCAGGGCTCACGCCCAGGATGGCCCACCAGGTCGTTCCAGCCGCTAGCAGCGCGAGCACCTTGTGCATGGCGATTCTCCCAGAATCCACGAGGCCGAGGCATCGAAACGGCGTTGCATGACGCCAAGGGAGCATTCGCCGGGGCCAAGCGAATCTTGCCGCAGGCGGTCGCGAGTTTCCGGAAAGATTCCTGCGTAAAGGTGTCCTCTCGGGCTCGTTCTTGTTGATTTACTCAAAATAGCCCCGCGACGGCCTGTGCCGGCGACGCAAGATGTCGCTGTGGCGCCGGCATACAATCGGGACCCACCAGCCTTTGACTCGCAAAAAAAAGGGGAACGCTCGTGAATCGCCGTGATCAGTTGCAACTCGCCATGAAGAGCAGTGTGCTCGTCCTGGCGCTGAGTGGGACGTCCCATTTCTTGTCGAGCCCTGGTGTCGTCGTCGCGGGCCCGTTGGACGTCTATTACTACACGGCGAACGAACCGGCGACGATTGAACGAATCCAGCCCGACGGGAGCGGCCAAACGACGCTCGTCACGCAGGGGATTTTCGGCACGGCCTTGAAAGTGAACGCCCCGCGTAACGAGATTTATTTCTCCGACTGGGACCTGGGCTACATCGGCGAATCGGTGCCCAACAAGATCTACCGGTCGAATCTCGATGGCACCGGCATTACGACCATCGTCGAC harbors:
- a CDS encoding bile acid:sodium symporter family protein, with the protein product MFQKLLLVWLVALSALAYVWPSWFSALPDPFLAGKQGLDVLLAVTMFLIGWLLPRDEFTQVIARWPLVVFGALVQYGAMPLGAVLMAALCGLEGELRAGVILAGCVPGAMASNVLTLLARGNVSYSISLTTASTLVSPLTVPALLALCLGESVAIDAWATFIKLSWTVVGPVLVGHQLARLRPAWQQASGRAAEIGASVTILWVIAIVVGANRDRLHHFEPRLWTALLGTNLLGYLAGWYAGRAVGMTTATCRALTLEIGMQNAGLGTMLAMTVLHSETAAVGCALYAFGCMFTGTLLARIWQRIPLAPAPAV
- a CDS encoding redoxin domain-containing protein; the protein is MHKVLALLAAGTTWWAILGVSPGLQAAEPEGPVRATIDTATLGRTVAEFRLRDTQGAWHALADYSDAKLVVLAFIGTECPLVRLYAPRLRELAEQYASQGVQFFAVSSNRQDSITELAAFARESAWPFPVLKDLSNELADRVGAVRTPEVFVLDASRAIRYRGRIDDQFGFTAQGASYHRPEPTVHELALAIEQVLAGGAVATPQTDAPGCRIGRIAEPQPNAEVTYSNQIARLLNERCVSCHRPGQIAPFALTDYEEVAGWAEMIGEVVSNGRMPPWHADEGIGHFANAARLSAAENELVERWVAAGAPEGDRSDLPPAPALPVGWNMPEPDEVLYMDDQPFEVPANGVIEYQEFVVDPGWKEDRWIQAIEARPGNPAVVHHILVFVLPPQKFVREFPGRPKSDWLTGYAPGLRQETLPEGWARLVPAGAKLAFQMHYTPNGAAQTDRSYLGVKFADPQKVKQELIVASAANYEFAIPPGEAAHRVEASYTFGRDALLVSLIPHMHLRGKDFLYDAVYPDGRRERLLSVSHYDFGWQTIYQLDEPRRMPAGTKLECVAHFDNSPENLNNPDPQATVTFGEQTFDEMMIGFFEMAPLDAVVDGRPARLSRVDEFRQLIAAGAVQLSDRQRASFGKALTSEGAFVQSVMSIAGLLPQVDRVCVTIVEPPKLRLAAVIERPPFDSDWDWNSVTAPAANERLVEIAAGETSVVLDNLIEQPRGIARHMGKHGLQSSLHVPIRLGDKQGTLNLWSLERQAFPPEAVKLAEVMARLMCEPNGK